The following coding sequences lie in one Sphingobium sp. KCTC 72723 genomic window:
- a CDS encoding heme exporter protein CcmB — protein sequence MIWRLALRDLDQAWRSAGLWLPVAFLLLVASLYPFAVGPDLALLRRTGGGMLWIAALLASLLPVDRLVAPDRDAGVLDQIALRGISEETVVIARLIAHWLGFGPPLMIATLPAAALLKLDGATIWTLEAGLLIGTPALAALGLLVATLTAGLRSSGALAGLLALPLAVPLLIFGAGTLGDGSGAAFKFLGAASLLLVAITPFAGGAAIRAGRE from the coding sequence ATGATCTGGCGGCTCGCCCTGCGCGATCTGGATCAGGCATGGCGATCGGCGGGCCTGTGGCTGCCGGTCGCCTTCCTGCTGCTCGTCGCCAGCCTCTATCCCTTTGCCGTGGGACCGGACCTTGCCCTGCTGCGCCGCACGGGCGGGGGCATGTTGTGGATCGCCGCGCTGCTCGCGAGCCTGTTGCCGGTCGACCGACTCGTCGCGCCGGACCGGGACGCAGGCGTGCTGGACCAGATCGCCCTGCGCGGCATCAGTGAGGAGACAGTGGTGATCGCCCGCCTGATCGCGCACTGGCTGGGATTCGGCCCGCCGCTGATGATCGCCACCTTGCCTGCCGCTGCGCTGCTCAAGCTGGATGGGGCGACGATATGGACGTTGGAGGCCGGGCTGCTGATCGGCACGCCCGCGCTCGCCGCGCTCGGCCTGCTGGTCGCCACCTTGACGGCGGGTCTGCGGTCCAGCGGCGCGCTGGCCGGGTTGCTGGCGCTGCCGCTGGCGGTGCCGCTGCTGATATTCGGCGCGGGGACATTGGGCGACGGCAGCGGGGCTGCGTTCAAATTTCTGGGTGCCGCTTCCCTGTTGCTGGTTGCGATAACCCCCTTTGCGGGCGGGGCCGCGATCCGCGCCGGGCGGGAATAG
- a CDS encoding DMT family transporter, whose product MIGIIASVLFILIWSTGFIVARAVVPHGTPELVLAIRMTLSTLLLAGAALYARQAWPRGQRLALHLAAGAMLHGVYLTVSWWAVSHGMPAGIMSLLGATQPLMVAVASVGLLGERLPGRSWAGLAIAITGVACVLLPAIARTGAGSISLIPAIAGVVAIIGMTGGTLIQRGKLAGDPILVSGAVQNLGGALVAICATLVIGEWRWDNSPILWIALSWSVLGLSVAGLSLLVWLVRHQGPTRMSMLLLLVPPLAAIEAWALFGERLGAVQLIGFALALGGVLLGRSQAKKPDTTEPA is encoded by the coding sequence ATGATCGGCATCATCGCTTCTGTCCTGTTCATCCTCATCTGGTCGACCGGCTTCATCGTGGCGCGCGCGGTCGTGCCGCATGGCACACCCGAACTGGTGCTGGCGATCCGCATGACGCTCAGCACGCTGCTGCTGGCGGGCGCGGCGCTCTATGCGCGGCAGGCATGGCCGCGTGGCCAGCGGCTTGCGCTGCATCTGGCGGCGGGCGCGATGCTGCACGGCGTCTATCTGACCGTCAGCTGGTGGGCGGTCAGCCATGGGATGCCCGCAGGCATCATGTCGCTGCTGGGCGCGACCCAGCCGCTAATGGTCGCGGTCGCCAGCGTCGGATTGCTGGGCGAACGACTGCCGGGGCGCAGCTGGGCGGGACTGGCCATCGCCATTACTGGCGTCGCCTGCGTTCTGCTGCCCGCGATCGCGCGGACCGGCGCCGGGTCGATCAGCCTGATCCCGGCAATCGCTGGCGTCGTCGCGATTATCGGCATGACCGGCGGCACGCTGATCCAGCGGGGCAAGCTGGCGGGCGACCCGATATTGGTGTCGGGCGCGGTGCAAAATCTGGGCGGCGCGCTGGTCGCCATCTGCGCGACGCTGGTCATCGGCGAATGGCGCTGGGACAATTCGCCCATTTTGTGGATTGCGCTAAGCTGGTCGGTGCTGGGCCTGTCGGTTGCGGGCCTCAGCCTGCTGGTCTGGCTGGTGCGCCATCAAGGGCCGACCCGTATGTCCATGTTGCTGTTGCTGGTGCCGCCGCTCGCCGCGATCGAGGCTTGGGCGCTGTTTGGCGAACGGCTGGGCGCTGTGCAACTGATCGGTTTCGCGTTGGCGCTGGGCGGCGTGCTGCTGGGCCGGTCCCAGGCCAAAAAGCCCGACACTACCGAGCCAGCCTAA
- a CDS encoding chorismate mutase produces MTDTLQRYRESIDNIDAALVFMLAERFKVTQAVGEYKATHSLPPADAGREERQIARLRQLALDAKLDPDFTEKFLRFIIDEVIRHHERLRDA; encoded by the coding sequence GTGACCGATACATTGCAGCGCTATCGCGAAAGCATCGACAATATCGACGCGGCGCTGGTGTTCATGCTGGCGGAACGGTTCAAGGTCACGCAGGCGGTGGGCGAGTATAAGGCGACTCACAGCCTGCCTCCCGCCGACGCAGGGCGGGAGGAGCGCCAGATCGCCCGCTTGCGCCAACTGGCGCTCGACGCGAAGCTGGACCCCGATTTCACCGAGAAATTCCTGCGCTTCATCATCGACGAAGTGATCCGCCATCATGAACGGCTGCGCGACGCCTGA
- a CDS encoding polyprenyl synthetase family protein has product MTAPAPGNVHPIARAPDAPIAAPSLDPIMALVADGMDAVNVVILDKMQSRIPLIPELAGHLIAGGGKRLRPMLTLACADLVGYRGSSHYILAAAVEFIHTATLLHDDVVDGSGLRRGRKTANIIWGNSASVLVGDFLFSRSFELMVEAQSLKVLKILANASAVIAEGEVNQLTAQRNIDTSEAQYLDIIGAKTAALFAAACRISAVVADRDNAHEQALDTYGHNLGIAFQLIDDAIDYESDGATMGKDAGDDFRDGKVTLPVILAYARGSDEDRAFWKAAITGHRISDDDLAHATGLLRSTGAIADTLARARLYGQKAIDALAMFDDGAAKAALSEAVAFATARAY; this is encoded by the coding sequence ATGACAGCACCTGCCCCCGGTAACGTCCACCCCATCGCCCGCGCGCCCGACGCGCCGATCGCTGCGCCCTCGCTCGACCCCATCATGGCGCTCGTCGCCGATGGCATGGATGCGGTGAATGTCGTGATATTGGACAAGATGCAGTCGCGCATCCCCCTGATCCCCGAACTGGCCGGGCATCTGATCGCGGGCGGCGGCAAGCGATTGCGGCCGATGCTGACGCTCGCCTGCGCCGACCTGGTCGGCTATCGCGGGTCGAGCCACTATATCCTGGCCGCTGCGGTCGAATTCATCCACACCGCCACGCTGCTGCATGACGATGTGGTTGACGGATCGGGCCTGCGCCGGGGCCGCAAGACCGCCAACATCATCTGGGGCAACAGCGCCAGCGTGCTGGTGGGCGATTTCCTCTTCTCCCGCTCGTTCGAGCTGATGGTGGAAGCGCAATCGCTCAAGGTTCTCAAGATTTTGGCCAACGCATCGGCGGTAATCGCGGAGGGCGAAGTCAACCAGCTGACTGCCCAGCGCAACATCGACACCAGCGAAGCCCAATATCTCGACATCATCGGGGCCAAGACGGCGGCTTTGTTCGCTGCCGCCTGCCGCATATCCGCCGTGGTCGCCGACCGCGACAACGCGCATGAACAGGCGCTCGACACCTATGGCCATAATCTGGGCATCGCGTTCCAGCTGATCGACGATGCGATCGATTATGAATCGGACGGCGCGACCATGGGCAAGGACGCGGGCGACGATTTCCGCGATGGCAAGGTGACGCTGCCCGTCATCCTCGCCTATGCGCGCGGGTCGGACGAGGATCGCGCCTTCTGGAAGGCCGCCATCACGGGCCACCGCATCAGCGACGATGATCTGGCCCATGCCACTGGCCTGTTGCGCAGCACCGGCGCGATCGCCGACACGCTGGCACGCGCGCGCCTCTATGGTCAAAAGGCGATCGACGCGCTGGCTATGTTCGACGATGGCGCGGCAAAAGCGGCGCTGAGCGAAGCCGTCGCCTTCGCCACCGCCCGCGCTTATTGA
- a CDS encoding TSUP family transporter encodes MILTPETLGFLMAAALMAGCIDAMAGGGGLITLPALMAAGIPPVQAVATNKLQSCFGTFGACVAYARRGHMDLKTYKGPVIAAFVGSVGGAWLLQRVDPSILAGLMPALLITIAAYFTFSPKLGDADRHARVGIAGLSGLVGVIGFYDGFFGPGAGAFYTTIFLALGGLSILRATAQTKAANFASNVAGLLTMVAGGHVLWIAGLTMAIGSIVGGQVGSHLAMRFGSRLIKPLLIVMSLALTAKMLIDPKNPIHIYLWG; translated from the coding sequence ATGATACTGACCCCCGAAACTCTGGGCTTCCTGATGGCCGCCGCACTGATGGCGGGCTGTATCGACGCGATGGCGGGCGGCGGTGGCCTGATCACCCTGCCCGCGCTGATGGCGGCGGGCATCCCCCCGGTGCAGGCTGTGGCGACCAACAAGCTGCAAAGCTGTTTCGGCACGTTCGGCGCATGTGTCGCCTATGCCCGGCGCGGACACATGGACCTTAAAACCTACAAGGGTCCGGTGATTGCCGCCTTTGTCGGATCGGTCGGCGGCGCATGGCTGCTCCAGCGAGTCGATCCGTCGATCCTTGCCGGGCTGATGCCTGCGCTGCTCATCACCATCGCGGCCTATTTCACTTTTTCACCCAAGCTGGGCGATGCCGACCGGCACGCCCGCGTTGGCATCGCCGGGCTTTCGGGCCTGGTCGGGGTCATCGGCTTTTACGACGGTTTCTTCGGGCCGGGTGCAGGGGCTTTCTACACCACCATTTTCCTCGCGCTGGGCGGCCTGTCGATCCTGCGCGCCACGGCCCAGACCAAGGCGGCGAACTTCGCCAGCAATGTCGCAGGGCTGCTCACCATGGTCGCGGGCGGTCATGTGCTGTGGATCGCGGGCCTGACCATGGCGATCGGCAGCATCGTCGGCGGTCAGGTGGGGTCACACCTGGCCATGCGCTTTGGATCGCGCCTCATCAAACCGTTGCTGATCGTCATGTCGCTGGCGCTGACGGCCAAGATGCTGATCGACCCGAAAAACCCGATCCACATCTATCTGTGGGGCTGA
- the hrpB gene encoding ATP-dependent helicase HrpB, whose product MTALPILAVLPDLLAALRTGSNAVLVAPPGAGKTTAVAPALLDQPWCDGQVLLLSPRRLAARAAAERIAEMLGEQPGCTVGYATRMDSKMSARTRLLVLTEGIFVRRIQDDPELSGVSAVLFDEVHERSLDSDFGLALALDAQEALRPDLRIVPMSATLDGARFAALLANDERSAPVIESEGRIQPLELRHIGRNAEKKIEDEMAAAIRRALSEEATGDLLAFLPGVREIERTAERIEGSGCEVHMLHGSLDPGAQRAAIRPARSGARKVILATSIAETSLTIDGVRIVVDSGLARRPRYDRAAGVTRLVTERASQASATQRAGRAARQRPGVAYRLWEAAANAGMLPFDPPEILESDLSSLLLDCALWGVSDPTTLRWLDPPPAAAIAEARARLTVLEALDDDERITAHGKALAKLPLSPRIAHMLVRAGERGMAQTAAEVAVLLGERGIGGQDTDLTLRLQRWRRESGKRADAGRALAKRWARLVGGASPQSVTQDTGLCLALAFPDRVAKRRSADGADWASVGGRGFRLDPLSPLAQEEWLAVGEVQGSAAGARILSAAPIAEADVLALFPDRIATTRTVRFRPANGGIEALRERRLGAVRLSSGSDDRPDPDAVVTALIDGVRQGGLGLLPWSDAALSLRIRATFANFQPLSDDALIATLDDWLPTLLAGKRRLSDIDRSQLSGVLDGLIGWDGKQQVDRLAPPDFRSPAGSTHAIDYAAEGGPRVELRVQALYGLSDHPTVGSERIPLVLSLTSPAGRPIQTTRDLPGFWAGNWRDVAKEMRGRYPRHPWPDDPAGASATLRTKNADARTRS is encoded by the coding sequence ATGACCGCGCTTCCCATCCTTGCCGTGCTGCCCGACCTGCTCGCCGCGTTGCGCACAGGCAGCAATGCCGTGCTGGTCGCCCCGCCGGGCGCTGGCAAGACGACGGCGGTCGCGCCTGCATTGCTGGACCAGCCATGGTGCGACGGGCAGGTCTTGCTGCTTTCGCCCCGTCGCCTCGCCGCGCGCGCGGCGGCGGAACGCATCGCCGAAATGCTGGGCGAACAGCCCGGCTGCACGGTCGGCTATGCCACGCGGATGGACAGCAAGATGTCGGCGCGCACCCGCCTGCTGGTGCTGACCGAGGGCATTTTCGTGCGGCGGATACAGGACGACCCGGAGCTTTCGGGCGTATCGGCGGTATTGTTCGACGAAGTGCATGAGCGCAGCCTGGACAGCGATTTCGGGCTGGCACTGGCGCTGGACGCACAGGAAGCGCTGCGCCCCGACCTGCGCATCGTGCCGATGTCGGCGACGCTGGACGGCGCGCGCTTTGCCGCACTGCTTGCCAATGACGAACGATCCGCGCCGGTGATCGAGAGCGAGGGGCGGATCCAGCCGCTGGAATTGCGCCACATCGGTCGTAACGCGGAGAAGAAGATCGAGGATGAAATGGCCGCCGCCATTCGCCGCGCGCTAAGCGAAGAAGCGACGGGCGACCTGCTCGCTTTTCTGCCCGGCGTGCGCGAAATTGAGCGCACCGCCGAACGAATCGAAGGCAGCGGCTGCGAGGTCCATATGCTGCACGGCTCGCTCGACCCCGGCGCGCAGCGGGCTGCGATCCGCCCCGCCCGCTCCGGCGCACGGAAAGTCATTCTGGCCACCAGCATCGCCGAAACCAGCCTGACCATCGATGGCGTGCGGATCGTGGTGGACAGCGGCCTTGCCCGGCGGCCCCGCTATGACCGGGCGGCGGGCGTCACCCGGCTGGTGACCGAACGCGCCAGCCAGGCATCGGCCACACAGCGCGCGGGCCGCGCCGCGCGGCAACGGCCCGGCGTCGCATACCGCCTGTGGGAAGCGGCGGCCAATGCGGGGATGCTCCCGTTCGACCCACCCGAAATCCTTGAAAGCGACCTGTCGAGCCTGCTGCTCGATTGCGCCTTATGGGGGGTAAGCGACCCGACGACGCTGCGCTGGCTCGACCCGCCACCCGCCGCCGCCATCGCCGAAGCCCGCGCGCGGCTGACCGTGCTGGAGGCGCTGGACGATGACGAACGCATCACGGCGCATGGCAAGGCGCTGGCGAAACTGCCCTTGTCGCCGCGTATCGCCCATATGCTGGTGCGCGCGGGCGAACGCGGCATGGCGCAGACGGCGGCGGAAGTCGCGGTGTTGCTGGGCGAACGCGGCATCGGCGGACAGGACACCGACCTGACGCTGCGCCTGCAACGCTGGCGGCGCGAAAGCGGCAAGCGGGCGGATGCGGGCCGGGCTTTGGCGAAACGCTGGGCGCGCCTCGTCGGGGGAGCGTCGCCGCAAAGCGTGACGCAGGATACCGGCCTCTGCCTCGCGCTCGCCTTCCCCGATCGCGTGGCCAAACGCCGCTCCGCCGATGGCGCGGACTGGGCCAGCGTGGGCGGGCGCGGCTTTCGGCTCGATCCGCTCTCTCCACTGGCGCAGGAGGAATGGCTGGCCGTGGGCGAAGTGCAGGGCAGCGCGGCGGGCGCGCGCATCCTGTCCGCTGCGCCGATCGCCGAAGCCGACGTGCTGGCGCTGTTTCCCGACCGTATCGCCACGACTCGCACCGTCCGCTTCCGCCCCGCCAATGGCGGCATCGAAGCGCTGCGCGAACGGCGATTGGGGGCGGTGCGGCTGTCCTCCGGCTCCGACGACCGGCCCGATCCCGACGCCGTGGTCACCGCGCTAATCGACGGCGTGCGGCAGGGTGGCCTTGGCCTGCTGCCCTGGTCGGACGCCGCCCTTTCATTGCGCATAAGGGCGACCTTTGCGAACTTCCAGCCCTTGTCCGACGATGCGTTGATCGCCACGCTCGACGACTGGCTCCCCACCCTGCTGGCGGGCAAGCGCCGCCTGTCCGACATCGACCGATCGCAACTGTCCGGCGTGTTGGACGGCCTGATCGGTTGGGACGGCAAGCAACAGGTCGATCGCCTCGCCCCGCCCGATTTCCGTTCCCCCGCTGGCAGCACCCACGCCATCGATTATGCCGCCGAAGGCGGCCCGCGCGTCGAATTGCGGGTGCAGGCGCTTTACGGCCTGTCGGACCACCCCACCGTGGGCAGCGAACGCATCCCGCTTGTCCTTTCCCTCACCTCCCCCGCCGGACGCCCGATCCAGACGACCCGCGACCTGCCGGGCTTCTGGGCAGGTAACTGGCGCGACGTGGCCAAGGAAATGCGCGGGCGTTATCCGCGCCACCCCTGGCCCGACGATCCCGCCGGGGCCAGCGCGACATTGCGCACCAAAAACGCCGATGCCCGGACCCGCTCTTGA
- a CDS encoding ETC complex I subunit has protein sequence MTARIYQNQKNALQSGKALTHKWVLEYAPAEAKQADPLTGWAGSGDTQQQVKLSFPSQDAAIAYADKQGIAYTVIATPAKTLKLQAYADNFR, from the coding sequence ATGACCGCGCGCATATACCAGAACCAGAAGAACGCCCTCCAATCGGGCAAGGCACTGACCCATAAATGGGTGCTGGAATATGCGCCTGCGGAAGCCAAGCAGGCCGACCCGCTGACCGGCTGGGCCGGTTCGGGCGATACGCAGCAACAGGTGAAGCTCAGCTTCCCGTCGCAGGACGCGGCGATCGCCTATGCCGACAAACAGGGCATTGCCTATACCGTCATAGCGACCCCCGCCAAAACGCTGAAATTGCAGGCCTACGCCGACAACTTCCGGTAA
- a CDS encoding acyl carrier protein produces the protein MTDRTEIFDSIAAQVAPFNKKGVELTEATSFAGDLEWDSLTVMDFVAAIEDEFDILITMNMQAEIETVGQLVDAVAKLKTQQ, from the coding sequence ATGACGGATCGCACCGAAATTTTCGACAGCATCGCGGCGCAAGTCGCTCCCTTCAACAAGAAGGGCGTCGAACTGACCGAGGCCACCAGCTTTGCCGGCGACCTGGAATGGGACAGCCTGACCGTCATGGACTTCGTCGCCGCGATCGAAGACGAATTTGACATTCTGATCACCATGAACATGCAGGCGGAAATCGAAACCGTCGGCCAATTGGTCGATGCTGTCGCCAAGCTGAAAACGCAACAATAA
- the spt gene encoding serine palmitoyltransferase, producing MTDAATPTRDLFSKFDPLIAEREALLATGVRDPFAIVMEQVLSPTRAIIKGKETILLGTYNYMGMTFDPDVVAAGKLALDDYGAGTTGSRVLNGTYQGHAEVETALREFYGTSGAMVFSTGYQANLGVISTLAGKGDYVVLDADSHASIYDGCFLGDADIVRFRHNSVEDLDKRLGRLPADALKLVVLEGVYSMLGDIAPLPAMVAAIRKHPNCMILVDEAHGMGFFGANGRGVYEEQGVEDDVDFVVGTFSKSVGTVGGFCVSNHPKFEILRLVCRPYVFTASLPPSVVATAATSIRKLMHAGEKRAHLWKNSKRLHQGLTDLGFKLGTATPQSAIIAVILTDQAQAVAIWQTLLELGLYVNMARPPATPAGTFLLRCSLCADHSDEQVEQIIGMFETAGKATGAIG from the coding sequence ATGACCGACGCCGCCACGCCGACCCGCGACCTTTTCTCCAAATTCGATCCCCTGATCGCCGAGCGCGAAGCGTTGCTGGCGACCGGCGTGCGCGACCCCTTTGCCATCGTGATGGAACAGGTGCTGTCGCCCACCCGCGCAATCATCAAGGGCAAGGAAACGATACTGCTCGGCACCTATAATTATATGGGCATGACCTTCGACCCGGATGTGGTCGCAGCGGGCAAGCTGGCGCTGGACGATTATGGCGCTGGCACGACCGGCAGCCGCGTGCTGAACGGCACCTATCAGGGCCATGCCGAGGTTGAGACCGCCCTGCGCGAATTTTACGGCACCAGCGGCGCGATGGTCTTTTCGACTGGCTATCAGGCCAATCTGGGCGTCATTTCGACGCTGGCGGGCAAGGGCGACTATGTCGTGCTGGATGCCGACAGCCATGCGTCCATCTATGACGGCTGCTTCCTGGGCGACGCGGACATCGTGCGTTTTCGTCACAACAGCGTCGAGGATCTGGACAAGCGGCTGGGTCGCCTGCCCGCCGACGCGCTGAAACTGGTGGTGCTGGAGGGCGTCTATTCGATGCTGGGCGACATTGCCCCGCTGCCCGCCATGGTCGCGGCGATCCGCAAGCATCCCAATTGCATGATCCTTGTCGATGAAGCCCATGGCATGGGCTTTTTCGGTGCCAATGGCCGGGGCGTCTATGAGGAACAGGGCGTCGAGGACGATGTCGACTTCGTCGTCGGCACCTTTTCCAAATCGGTCGGCACGGTCGGCGGTTTCTGCGTCTCCAACCATCCCAAGTTCGAGATATTGCGGCTGGTCTGCCGCCCCTATGTGTTCACCGCGTCGCTGCCGCCCAGCGTCGTCGCGACTGCCGCGACCAGCATCCGCAAGCTGATGCACGCAGGCGAAAAGCGCGCGCATCTGTGGAAGAACAGCAAGCGGCTGCATCAGGGGCTGACCGATCTGGGCTTCAAGCTGGGGACGGCCACGCCGCAATCGGCGATCATCGCCGTCATCCTGACCGATCAGGCACAGGCGGTCGCGATCTGGCAGACGCTGCTGGAACTGGGCCTGTACGTCAACATGGCCCGCCCGCCCGCAACCCCGGCCGGCACCTTCCTGCTGCGCTGCTCGCTATGCGCGGACCATAGCGATGAGCAGGTCGAACAGATTATCGGCATGTTCGAAACGGCGGGCAAGGCGACGGGTGCGATTGGCTGA